The following are from one region of the Macaca thibetana thibetana isolate TM-01 chromosome 2, ASM2454274v1, whole genome shotgun sequence genome:
- the HHATL gene encoding protein-cysteine N-palmitoyltransferase HHAT-like protein isoform X3, with amino-acid sequence MNSCVRLCVLMAVLAAGALTQPVPPAEPAGSGLQRAEEAPRRQLRAVQRTDGESRAHLGALLARYIQQARKAPSGRMSIIKNLQNLDPSHRISDRDYMGWMDFGRRSAEEYEYPS; translated from the exons ATGAACAGCTGCGTGCGCCTGTGCGTACTGATGGCGGTACTGGCGGCTGGCGCCCTGACGCAGCCGGTGCCTCCCGCAGAGCCCGCGGGCTCCGGGCTGCAGCGGGCAGAGGAGGCGCCCCGTAGGCAGCTGAGGGCAGTGCAGAGAACGGACGGGGAGTCCCGAGCGCACCTGGGCGCGCTGCTGGCAAGATACATCCAGCAGGCCAGGAAAG CTCCTTCTGGACGAATGTCCATCATTAAGAACCTGCAGAACCTGGACCCCAGCCACAGGATAAGTGACCGGGACTACATGGGCTGGATGGATTTTGGCCGTCGCAGTGCCGAGGAGTATGAGTACCCCTCCTAG